Proteins encoded by one window of Flagellimonas lutaonensis:
- a CDS encoding M56 family metallopeptidase — protein MEIFFEHLLKTSVVLVLFILAYHFFLKRETLFTENRLFLISGLLIAVLFPFVTLTKTVTIEPTSAVNSAVSVNATALQSVAADNTDAFNWGLFFLTIYIVGVLYFGIRLLLQLQTIQRVKLNSVIVPEDNFYHVRTPEKIAPFSFFRHIFYHPRQFEKSELQAILAHEKVHAKELHSLDILLTEIILVLQWFNPAIWLYRLAVKQNLEYLADAKTCKSFSNKKFYQYVMLKQAVGSHKIAIVNPFFNSLTKKRIVMMNKNQSKKRSLLKMLPVVPVLAGLLVAFNTKEVYIASSNGIKAVEQNEDARIEVIINSGTTDEELKKVKEDLKKEGVDLSYRTVRNDDKKIIALKIHLQGRSESGKTFNANFDVESEEPIDPVMLRVDTENGTASVGNHMGHNFTMKTGGNAMFWSGSDKSGKLKDIVITKENDREIIKVNGKVVSREELGEESKAEKIFVQMLDATDSINGNVIIHEIKVDEEDNREKIIKVKKIGSSDEDKYIYWKSDDGDNEKKGSGYSVKIIADSDEEVDITKKKGAFVLDTKNSENTLYFIDGKKATAKDAQKLSQNDIESINVWKGDKAIKKYGKKAKDGVVEITTKKEN, from the coding sequence ATGGAAATCTTTTTCGAGCATTTATTGAAAACCTCGGTGGTACTAGTGCTGTTTATTTTAGCCTATCACTTTTTTCTAAAAAGGGAAACACTCTTTACCGAAAACCGCCTTTTTCTGATCAGTGGCCTGCTGATCGCGGTTCTCTTTCCTTTTGTAACGCTGACCAAGACCGTTACGATCGAACCGACCTCAGCTGTCAATAGTGCGGTTTCCGTTAACGCGACAGCTTTGCAAAGTGTCGCGGCAGACAATACGGACGCTTTTAATTGGGGACTGTTTTTTCTGACCATCTACATTGTGGGGGTTCTTTACTTCGGTATTAGATTGCTACTACAGTTGCAGACCATCCAAAGAGTAAAACTGAACAGCGTAATAGTTCCTGAAGATAATTTTTATCATGTCAGAACCCCAGAAAAAATTGCCCCTTTTTCTTTTTTCAGGCATATATTCTATCATCCGAGACAGTTTGAAAAAAGTGAGCTGCAGGCCATTTTGGCTCATGAAAAAGTTCATGCCAAAGAGCTGCACTCTCTGGACATACTCTTGACAGAGATCATCTTGGTGCTCCAATGGTTCAACCCTGCCATTTGGTTATATCGTTTGGCAGTAAAACAAAACCTGGAATATTTGGCCGATGCCAAGACCTGTAAATCGTTTTCCAACAAAAAGTTTTACCAGTACGTGATGTTGAAGCAGGCCGTGGGCAGCCATAAAATAGCGATCGTAAATCCCTTTTTTAATTCATTAACCAAAAAACGAATAGTCATGATGAACAAAAATCAATCAAAAAAACGAAGTCTACTGAAGATGTTGCCTGTTGTGCCGGTGCTTGCGGGTCTATTGGTGGCATTTAATACCAAAGAGGTATATATTGCCTCCAGCAATGGCATCAAGGCCGTTGAACAAAACGAAGACGCGAGAATTGAGGTAATCATCAATAGTGGCACCACCGATGAAGAACTCAAAAAAGTCAAGGAGGACCTAAAGAAAGAAGGAGTGGATCTGAGCTATCGCACAGTTCGCAATGATGACAAGAAAATAATAGCCCTCAAAATTCACTTACAAGGACGTTCTGAAAGTGGCAAGACCTTCAACGCCAATTTCGATGTAGAATCAGAAGAGCCGATAGACCCTGTCATGTTACGCGTTGATACTGAAAACGGCACCGCATCGGTAGGTAACCACATGGGGCACAATTTTACCATGAAAACAGGTGGAAATGCAATGTTCTGGAGTGGCTCGGATAAATCAGGGAAACTAAAAGATATCGTAATTACCAAAGAAAATGACCGAGAGATCATCAAGGTCAATGGCAAGGTAGTGTCAAGAGAAGAGCTAGGCGAAGAAAGCAAGGCCGAGAAAATCTTTGTCCAAATGCTCGACGCCACCGATAGTATCAATGGCAATGTGATCATTCATGAAATAAAAGTAGATGAAGAGGACAATCGTGAAAAAATCATAAAAGTTAAAAAGATTGGCTCCAGCGATGAAGACAAATACATCTACTGGAAATCTGACGACGGTGATAATGAAAAAAAAGGGAGCGGCTACAGCGTAAAAATTATTGCCGACTCTGATGAGGAAGTTGATATTACCAAAAAGAAAGGTGCCTTTGTCCTAGACACCAAAAACAGTGAGAATACCCTTTACTTTATAGATGGCAAAAAAGCAACTGCCAAAGATGCTCAAAAGCTTTCTCAAAATGATATTGAGTCGATAAATGTTTGGAAGGGAGACAAAGCAATCAAGAAGTATGGCAAAAAAGCAAAGGATGGGGTGGTAGAAATCACGACCAAAAAAGAAAACTGA
- a CDS encoding glutamine synthetase beta-grasp domain-containing protein codes for MSKSKLEYIWLDGYTPTANMRSKTKIEENFSGKLEDCPIWSFDGSSTKQAEGGSSDCLLKPVAIYPDPARENGYLVMSEVLTADGEPHPSNSRATIDGDENDDFWFGFEQEYFIMDTHTQLPLGFPVGGYPGPQGLYYCSVGGRNTHGREIVERHADYCIEAGLNFEGINQEVACGQWEFQIFAKGAKNAGDQVWIARYLLDRLTEEYGYYIEYHPKPVKGDWNGSGMHANFSNSVLRTCGSKEVYEKICEAFKPVTKEHIEVYGEFNDQRLTGLHETQSIHEFSYGVSDRGASIRIPIMTVEKGWKGWLEDRRPASNADPYKVAARIIKTVKSVDVGALV; via the coding sequence ATGAGTAAATCAAAACTAGAGTACATTTGGCTTGACGGTTATACCCCCACCGCCAATATGCGAAGTAAGACCAAAATAGAGGAAAATTTCAGCGGAAAGCTGGAAGATTGTCCCATTTGGTCTTTTGACGGAAGTTCTACAAAGCAGGCCGAAGGCGGTTCTTCAGACTGTTTACTTAAGCCCGTTGCTATTTATCCCGATCCCGCAAGAGAAAATGGTTATTTGGTGATGTCAGAAGTACTGACCGCTGATGGTGAGCCGCATCCTTCCAACTCAAGGGCCACTATTGATGGTGATGAAAACGATGATTTCTGGTTCGGATTTGAGCAAGAATACTTTATAATGGATACCCATACTCAGCTTCCCTTGGGCTTTCCTGTTGGCGGATACCCCGGCCCACAAGGCTTGTACTATTGCTCTGTTGGCGGAAGAAACACCCACGGGCGGGAAATTGTGGAGCGCCATGCCGATTATTGTATCGAGGCCGGACTGAACTTTGAGGGTATCAACCAGGAAGTTGCCTGTGGCCAGTGGGAATTCCAGATTTTCGCCAAAGGCGCCAAAAACGCCGGTGACCAAGTCTGGATAGCACGATATCTGCTCGACAGACTTACAGAAGAATATGGCTACTATATCGAATACCACCCAAAACCTGTTAAAGGCGATTGGAACGGTAGCGGTATGCACGCCAACTTCTCGAACAGCGTGTTGAGAACCTGTGGTTCTAAAGAGGTCTACGAAAAAATCTGTGAGGCCTTTAAGCCTGTGACCAAAGAGCATATCGAGGTATATGGTGAATTCAATGACCAACGTTTGACCGGTCTTCACGAAACCCAATCGATTCACGAATTCAGTTATGGCGTCTCCGATAGGGGTGCCTCCATACGAATTCCGATCATGACGGTCGAAAAGGGTTGGAAAGGCTGGTTGGAAGACCGTAGGCCCGCCTCGAACGCTGATCCATACAAAGTAGCGGCCCGAATCATTAAAACGGTCAAGTCGGTCGATGTAGGGGCTTTGGTATAA
- a CDS encoding calcium/sodium antiporter: MINALFILLGLVLLILGGKWLLKAAVALSLRLEIPKIVIGMTVVSFATSAPELIVSVNAALDGFPDLSLGNMVGSNIANLGLVLGVTVLLGSINVRKSFYTTDWPVMMLATLLFVGFIYFDGVLQRYEGVIMVVTLFLFLVYLLRFQKPAVVDELPEDDVLLPLHKTVLYLGLGGTALWGGSELMVDGAVGLAKAFGVSERVIAITVVSVGTSIPELSASVIAIVKKEKAISVGNLIGSNIFNLLAVLGITSIIAPIRGVDQGLLTGDIFWLFGISFLILPLVFFPKGLRLGWRDGLVLLAFYAIFIYLTVK; this comes from the coding sequence TTGATAAACGCACTTTTTATCTTATTGGGGCTCGTATTGCTTATTTTGGGTGGCAAGTGGTTGCTTAAAGCTGCGGTCGCCCTCTCACTACGGCTAGAGATTCCCAAGATTGTGATCGGCATGACCGTTGTGTCGTTCGCTACTTCTGCCCCAGAATTGATTGTCAGTGTAAATGCCGCGCTTGACGGTTTCCCAGATCTTTCATTGGGCAATATGGTGGGTTCCAATATAGCCAATCTTGGGTTGGTTTTGGGGGTCACGGTGTTATTGGGCAGTATCAACGTTCGTAAAAGCTTTTACACCACCGACTGGCCCGTTATGATGTTGGCCACCTTGCTTTTTGTGGGGTTTATATATTTTGACGGAGTGCTCCAGCGCTACGAAGGGGTCATTATGGTGGTGACGCTCTTTTTGTTCTTGGTGTACCTGCTCCGCTTTCAAAAACCTGCCGTGGTCGATGAATTGCCCGAAGATGATGTGCTGTTGCCCTTGCATAAAACCGTTTTGTACTTGGGGCTGGGGGGCACGGCCCTTTGGGGCGGCTCTGAGCTTATGGTAGATGGTGCCGTTGGGCTGGCAAAAGCCTTTGGTGTCAGCGAGCGTGTTATTGCCATAACCGTTGTTTCTGTTGGCACTAGTATTCCTGAACTTTCCGCATCGGTAATCGCTATAGTGAAAAAAGAAAAAGCGATTTCCGTCGGAAATTTGATAGGGTCCAACATTTTCAACCTTTTGGCGGTCTTGGGCATAACCTCTATCATTGCCCCGATACGGGGTGTAGACCAGGGATTGTTGACCGGTGATATCTTCTGGCTGTTTGGCATCTCGTTTCTGATACTTCCGCTGGTGTTCTTTCCAAAGGGTCTCCGTTTGGGGTGGCGAGATGGCTTGGTGCTATTGGCATTTTATGCTATCTTCATTTACCTGACGGTGAAATAG
- a CDS encoding adenine phosphoribosyltransferase yields MDFEPFIRHISDFPKPGISFKDITPLLNNPKAFSAAAETLFEMVSVGKIDKVVGIDSRGFIFAPILAKKLDAGFVPVRKKGKLPFTTISESFDLEYGVDRLEVHTDAIKRGEKVLVHDDVLATGGTAKAVCNLVEKLGGEVVQCNFLIVLEYLNGPQKLNGYPLTSLLTY; encoded by the coding sequence ATGGATTTTGAACCTTTTATTCGCCATATTAGCGATTTTCCAAAACCTGGCATTTCCTTTAAAGACATTACCCCGCTTCTAAATAATCCAAAGGCTTTTTCTGCAGCAGCCGAAACCCTGTTCGAAATGGTGAGCGTCGGAAAGATAGACAAGGTGGTGGGCATTGATAGCAGGGGGTTTATCTTCGCTCCCATATTGGCCAAAAAATTGGATGCCGGGTTTGTTCCGGTGCGTAAAAAGGGGAAGCTACCGTTTACTACCATCTCAGAGTCTTTTGATCTCGAATACGGAGTTGATCGGTTAGAGGTCCATACCGATGCAATCAAGAGGGGCGAAAAGGTGTTGGTGCATGACGATGTTCTTGCCACGGGAGGTACTGCCAAGGCAGTCTGTAATCTGGTCGAGAAGTTGGGCGGCGAAGTGGTACAATGTAATTTTTTGATTGTGCTCGAGTATCTGAACGGGCCGCAAAAATTAAACGGCTACCCGCTCACATCGCTACTGACCTATTGA
- a CDS encoding cell envelope integrity protein TolA produces the protein MSIVTGTLFYAEPGTAYAVQYPWGGQKAVFRQGIHTKMWGLLIPIQFELPIKYVIPDSNGELGEQSEYANVDKAKYRAFSDAVKARIATSVVISINTEDEGQFLSVADRNKTEQNLIRSRIIPNIDQSIKNTCKLMDAQDYISGQASDFDRYFKDQLENGMYVLEEYSADKPKEIIGDSSTVRTVINKETKQKRFRIKYKDGIPVREHGNSLKAYGLTVVQAVVTEIDWEETFDKRLQLQKEEVAQTQLEKQQAEREFYRAQKEKARGEAEKAAERARLEKEQIQKTIAAETEAKVAEFNLIKEKKQFEVEKFKAQSKKVAADAEVYQNAKLVSAGLTPQERAEWQYKTAVGVAGQLKSLNLPDIYIKGGTDSNGTGNLLESLIGTELAKNMMGNDQK, from the coding sequence TTGAGCATCGTAACCGGTACACTCTTTTACGCCGAGCCCGGTACGGCCTATGCGGTGCAATACCCATGGGGCGGTCAAAAAGCAGTGTTTAGGCAAGGCATACACACGAAAATGTGGGGCCTGTTGATTCCCATTCAATTCGAGCTGCCCATAAAATATGTTATCCCCGACAGCAATGGCGAATTGGGTGAGCAGAGTGAATATGCCAACGTCGACAAGGCAAAGTATCGGGCATTCAGTGATGCAGTGAAAGCAAGAATAGCCACTTCTGTGGTCATCAGTATCAATACTGAAGATGAAGGGCAGTTCTTGTCGGTCGCAGATCGTAATAAAACGGAGCAGAATCTTATTCGCTCAAGAATCATTCCCAATATCGATCAGTCTATCAAGAACACCTGTAAACTGATGGATGCCCAAGACTACATTTCGGGCCAAGCTTCTGATTTTGATCGCTATTTCAAAGATCAGCTAGAGAATGGCATGTATGTACTGGAAGAGTACTCTGCAGACAAGCCCAAAGAGATTATTGGCGATTCATCGACCGTGCGGACGGTTATCAACAAAGAGACCAAACAAAAACGCTTTCGTATAAAGTATAAGGATGGCATTCCAGTACGCGAGCACGGCAACTCGCTCAAGGCATATGGGCTTACCGTTGTGCAAGCCGTGGTCACCGAGATCGACTGGGAAGAAACCTTCGACAAACGACTTCAGTTGCAAAAAGAAGAGGTGGCACAGACCCAATTGGAAAAGCAACAGGCCGAGCGTGAGTTTTACCGCGCCCAAAAAGAAAAGGCCCGTGGCGAGGCCGAAAAAGCCGCTGAACGTGCACGGCTCGAAAAAGAGCAGATCCAGAAGACCATCGCTGCCGAAACTGAGGCCAAAGTGGCCGAATTCAATCTCATAAAAGAGAAAAAACAGTTTGAGGTAGAGAAGTTCAAGGCCCAAAGCAAAAAAGTGGCTGCCGATGCAGAGGTCTATCAGAATGCCAAATTGGTCAGCGCAGGGCTAACCCCCCAAGAGCGCGCCGAATGGCAGTACAAAACTGCTGTGGGCGTTGCCGGGCAACTTAAAAGTCTGAACCTGCCCGACATCTACATCAAGGGTGGTACAGACAGTAACGGCACCGGCAATCTATTAGAATCGCTTATCGGTACAGAGCTGGCCAAGAACATGATGGGCAACGATCAGAAATAA
- a CDS encoding recombinase family protein encodes MSLEVFNQFAKKEKGRVIGKNNTAVIYTRVSSKEQFDNNASLTTQLKYCQEYALRKELDVIEYFGGTYESAKSDERREFQRMLNYVKRRKNIGYIIVYSYDRFSRTGANGAYISEQLKKQGVAVISATQEIDVTTSAGTFQENLYHMFSHFDNQVRRDKSITGMQEKLRRGYWTGAYPFGYTNTNPGKGKIPNFVITDEGRLLKKAFLWKANANMSHVEIAEKLKEKGLDIRAKKLTDLFRNPFYCGLIVNSLIPGEVIQGKHEALISKEVFLKIHNLLHVGESPRKYSFDDENLPLKMFVKSSVCGTPYTGFIVRKKGLYYYKNRRKGSKENRSAKKLHEEFLDLLGNYTIADKKYI; translated from the coding sequence ATGAGCCTAGAGGTATTCAATCAATTTGCCAAAAAGGAAAAGGGAAGGGTCATAGGAAAAAACAATACGGCCGTAATCTACACCCGTGTTTCCAGCAAAGAGCAATTTGATAATAATGCCAGTCTGACCACACAGCTCAAATACTGTCAGGAGTATGCACTTCGTAAAGAATTGGATGTAATTGAATATTTTGGGGGAACCTATGAATCGGCAAAGAGCGATGAGCGCAGGGAGTTCCAAAGGATGCTGAACTATGTAAAGAGGAGAAAGAACATCGGCTATATCATTGTCTATTCCTATGACAGATTTTCAAGAACGGGTGCTAACGGGGCCTATATCAGTGAGCAACTGAAGAAACAGGGAGTGGCCGTTATTTCGGCCACCCAAGAAATTGACGTGACGACAAGTGCGGGTACGTTCCAGGAAAACCTTTACCATATGTTCTCCCACTTTGACAACCAAGTTCGTAGGGACAAGTCCATTACGGGCATGCAAGAAAAGCTGCGAAGAGGATACTGGACGGGAGCCTATCCATTTGGATATACCAACACCAATCCTGGTAAAGGAAAGATTCCCAATTTCGTGATTACCGATGAGGGCAGATTATTGAAAAAGGCTTTTTTATGGAAAGCGAACGCCAATATGTCCCATGTCGAGATTGCGGAAAAGCTGAAAGAAAAAGGCTTGGATATCAGAGCAAAAAAACTGACCGACCTTTTCAGAAACCCTTTCTATTGTGGACTTATCGTCAACAGTCTTATTCCCGGAGAAGTGATACAAGGGAAGCATGAAGCCCTCATATCAAAAGAGGTCTTTCTTAAAATCCATAATCTGCTTCATGTGGGTGAATCGCCTAGGAAGTATTCGTTTGATGATGAGAACCTACCGTTGAAAATGTTCGTGAAGTCTTCGGTATGCGGAACGCCATATACCGGATTTATTGTAAGGAAAAAAGGGCTGTACTATTACAAGAACAGACGTAAAGGAAGCAAGGAAAACAGAAGTGCCAAAAAGCTCCACGAAGAGTTTTTGGACTTGTTGGGCAATTACACCATAGCTGACAAAAAGTATATCTAG
- a CDS encoding glutamine synthetase III encodes MSKIRFDALTESHKRTPITIEEKGKRSELFAKNVFNDEKMLQYLSREAYKKVKDAIFSGKKIDRKIADQVAEGMKAWALSMGATHYTHWFQPLTGATAEKHDAFFDLLPDGRAMEKFGGSQLVQQEPDASSFPSGGIRNTFEARGYTAWDPTSPAFIYKTTLCIPTIFVAYTGEALDNKAPLLRALHAVDEAATAVAQYFDKNVRKVYATLGWEQEYFLLDKALAKSRPDLLMTGRTLVGNAAAKDQQLDDHYFGVIHSRVLSFMSDLEKQCTQLGIPVKTRHNEVAPNQFELAPVYEEANLSVDHNLLLMDLMEEIGDKHGFVVLFHEKPFAGLNGSGKHNNWSLATDTGVNLLSPGSTPMKNLQFLTFFVNTIKAVDTYEELLRSSIASAGNDHRLGANEAPPAILSIFVGKQLASVLDELEGVSQGKLSPEEKTELKLNVVGKIPEILLDNTDRNRTSPFAFTGNKFEMRGVGSQMNCAKPMTVLNTIVAKQLTDFKKEVDALIDKKNLKKDEAVFNVLREYIKTSKRIRFDGDGYSVDWEKEAKKRKLSNNKNTPDALRVLATKEVVKLFGDMGVMSEVELNAHREVELGAYVFHIQIEGRVLGEMVNNYVVPAVVKYQNQLLQNVQGFKEVYGAGHKKLVGPQLDILQKMTRHLDEVKKQTDAMIEARKKANALTDITKKAEAYCNEVRPFFESIRYHVDRLERLVADEHWPFTKYRELLFVK; translated from the coding sequence ATGTCGAAGATTAGATTTGATGCGCTAACCGAAAGCCATAAACGCACACCGATTACCATTGAGGAAAAAGGAAAACGCTCTGAACTTTTTGCCAAGAACGTTTTCAACGATGAAAAAATGCTTCAGTACTTGAGTCGTGAGGCCTATAAAAAGGTTAAGGACGCGATTTTTTCAGGTAAGAAAATCGACCGTAAAATAGCAGACCAAGTGGCCGAGGGCATGAAAGCGTGGGCCCTTTCGATGGGCGCTACCCATTACACGCATTGGTTCCAGCCTTTGACAGGGGCCACAGCAGAGAAGCACGATGCTTTTTTTGACCTGTTGCCCGATGGCCGCGCCATGGAAAAATTTGGGGGCAGCCAATTGGTGCAACAAGAGCCGGATGCCTCAAGTTTTCCGAGTGGCGGCATCCGAAATACCTTTGAGGCCCGTGGCTATACCGCTTGGGACCCAACCTCACCGGCCTTCATCTATAAAACCACATTGTGCATCCCTACAATTTTTGTTGCGTATACAGGAGAGGCTTTAGATAACAAAGCACCCCTCTTAAGGGCGTTGCACGCTGTTGACGAGGCGGCCACAGCGGTTGCCCAATACTTTGACAAGAATGTGCGCAAGGTCTACGCCACTTTGGGATGGGAGCAAGAATATTTTTTGTTGGACAAGGCCTTGGCCAAATCGCGCCCTGACCTTTTGATGACCGGGCGTACCTTGGTCGGCAATGCAGCGGCAAAAGACCAACAACTTGACGACCACTATTTTGGGGTCATCCACAGCCGGGTCTTGAGTTTTATGAGCGACCTAGAAAAACAGTGCACACAACTGGGCATACCAGTTAAGACACGTCACAACGAGGTGGCACCAAACCAGTTCGAGTTGGCCCCTGTCTATGAAGAGGCCAATCTATCGGTAGACCACAACCTATTGCTAATGGATTTAATGGAAGAGATAGGCGATAAGCATGGTTTTGTGGTGCTTTTTCATGAAAAACCCTTTGCCGGGCTCAATGGTTCGGGCAAACACAATAATTGGTCATTGGCCACAGATACGGGAGTAAACCTGTTGAGCCCGGGCAGCACACCAATGAAGAACCTACAGTTTCTGACCTTTTTTGTAAATACCATCAAGGCGGTCGATACCTATGAAGAGCTGTTGCGTTCGTCCATTGCTTCGGCGGGCAACGACCATCGATTGGGAGCCAATGAGGCACCTCCGGCGATCTTGTCCATTTTTGTGGGCAAGCAGTTGGCCAGTGTGCTAGATGAGCTTGAAGGGGTGTCGCAGGGCAAATTGTCCCCAGAGGAAAAGACCGAGCTAAAGCTCAATGTGGTCGGCAAAATACCTGAAATATTGCTCGATAACACAGACCGCAACAGAACTTCGCCCTTTGCCTTTACCGGCAACAAATTTGAAATGAGAGGGGTGGGTTCCCAGATGAACTGTGCAAAGCCCATGACGGTTTTGAATACCATTGTGGCCAAGCAGTTGACCGACTTTAAGAAAGAGGTAGATGCGCTCATTGACAAAAAGAACCTAAAAAAGGATGAAGCGGTCTTCAATGTGCTTCGAGAGTACATCAAGACCTCAAAGCGCATTCGTTTTGATGGCGATGGGTACAGTGTTGACTGGGAGAAGGAAGCAAAAAAGCGTAAGCTCAGCAACAATAAAAATACTCCCGATGCCTTGAGAGTTCTTGCCACCAAAGAGGTGGTGAAGCTTTTTGGCGATATGGGGGTTATGAGCGAGGTTGAACTGAACGCGCATCGCGAGGTTGAATTGGGAGCCTATGTTTTCCATATACAGATAGAAGGTAGGGTGTTGGGTGAAATGGTCAACAATTATGTGGTTCCTGCAGTGGTGAAATACCAAAATCAATTACTGCAGAATGTTCAGGGGTTCAAAGAGGTCTATGGTGCCGGCCATAAAAAACTTGTAGGGCCCCAACTCGACATTTTGCAGAAAATGACAAGGCACCTCGATGAAGTGAAAAAGCAGACCGATGCCATGATCGAGGCGCGAAAAAAGGCAAATGCCCTTACCGACATCACCAAAAAGGCCGAGGCATACTGCAATGAGGTACGGCCATTTTTTGAATCGATTCGATATCATGTCGACCGGCTTGAACGTTTAGTAGCTGACGAGCACTGGCCCTTTACCAAGTACAGGGAGTTGCTGTTTGTGAAGTGA
- a CDS encoding relaxase/mobilization nuclease domain-containing protein yields the protein MIGKIVIGKDFYGVLAYNEKKVEEGVGYVIDSNIEHSTSVNMTNEFNLIRQLRPGLGKAVFHVSLNLPHSDTLNDKEFTSFGCDYLMKMGFDNNQFIMYRHTDTEHEHIHIIANRVRYSGWITSDSNIKRRSREVLNTLEKKYGLTQVLGKSNTKKSLTQREIEKTLRTRTAPTKLILQEKIGSIISKAKDTAEFIKLLKVNNISPKFNVSKTTGRVSGISFKYEGVIYKGSSLGKKFSWNSILKHIDYEQTRDRAIVLENNNAIGATAKSAGAIANGTQRVIEVPAGDAERTQNAHEEPEHHVAKDKGIGWVAPLVEDNPWNAFKLEVVDWDSLKRKKRRKKKGKGFNL from the coding sequence ATGATAGGTAAAATAGTCATAGGAAAAGACTTTTATGGGGTTCTTGCCTACAATGAAAAAAAGGTGGAAGAAGGGGTCGGATATGTAATCGATTCCAATATCGAGCATTCCACCTCAGTCAACATGACCAATGAGTTCAATCTGATAAGGCAGTTGCGTCCCGGATTGGGCAAGGCCGTTTTCCATGTTTCATTGAACCTTCCCCATTCGGACACTTTGAACGATAAAGAGTTTACATCGTTCGGTTGTGATTATCTGATGAAGATGGGTTTCGACAACAACCAGTTCATCATGTACCGCCATACCGACACCGAACATGAGCATATCCATATCATTGCGAACAGGGTCAGGTATTCGGGCTGGATAACAAGTGACAGCAACATTAAAAGAAGAAGCCGAGAAGTGCTCAATACTTTGGAAAAGAAATATGGACTGACCCAAGTTCTGGGAAAATCCAATACCAAAAAATCACTTACCCAAAGGGAAATTGAAAAAACATTGCGAACGCGTACAGCACCGACCAAGCTTATCCTTCAGGAGAAAATCGGGTCAATCATCTCAAAAGCAAAGGACACGGCAGAATTTATCAAGCTGCTCAAAGTAAACAATATCTCCCCAAAATTCAATGTCAGCAAGACCACGGGCCGAGTATCTGGAATATCTTTCAAGTATGAGGGTGTTATTTATAAGGGAAGCTCTTTGGGCAAGAAATTTTCATGGAACAGTATCCTAAAACATATCGATTATGAGCAAACAAGAGACCGTGCAATTGTTCTCGAAAATAACAATGCAATTGGAGCAACTGCAAAGTCTGCTGGAGCAATCGCAAATGGAACACAAAGAGTTATCGAGGTGCCAGCAGGAGATGCTGAACGGACTCAAAATGCTCATGAAGAACCAGAACACCATGTGGCAAAGGATAAAGGAATTGGATGGGTAGCCCCATTGGTCGAGGACAATCCTTGGAACGCTTTTAAGCTGGAAGTGGTGGATTGGGATAGTTTAAAGCGCAAAAAGCGAAGAAAAAAGAAAGGAAAAGGATTCAATCTTTAG
- a CDS encoding plasmid mobilization protein codes for MGRPKKELGNLKIIQVNIRMTTNEYLKVSTNAETLGISIADYIRKTCTGKSLPTKKINPLDRELFVELSRIGNNLNQLTKVYNSGIRDPFNMKEQLIAVKDLLTFLKSNISNNDR; via the coding sequence ATGGGAAGGCCAAAAAAAGAACTGGGCAATCTAAAAATAATTCAAGTCAATATAAGGATGACCACTAATGAATACTTAAAGGTTTCAACCAATGCGGAGACACTTGGAATATCCATTGCGGATTATATCCGAAAAACGTGTACGGGAAAATCCTTACCAACCAAAAAGATTAATCCTTTGGACAGGGAACTCTTTGTAGAGTTGAGTAGAATTGGAAACAATCTCAATCAACTTACCAAGGTCTACAATTCGGGAATCCGTGACCCTTTCAACATGAAGGAACAATTGATAGCGGTGAAAGACCTGTTGACATTCCTAAAATCTAACATCTCCAATAATGATAGGTAA
- a CDS encoding BlaI/MecI/CopY family transcriptional regulator, translating to MQKLTNKEEEVMIILWRLKKAFVKDILAEFKGNKPHYNTLSTIVRNLEDKGYVSHEAFGNTHRYYPVISKEEYRKRYVNSTIANFYDNSYKSLVSFFAKEEKISVEELKEIIALIESKK from the coding sequence ATGCAGAAGTTGACCAATAAGGAAGAGGAGGTCATGATTATTCTTTGGAGACTCAAAAAAGCCTTCGTAAAAGACATTTTGGCCGAATTCAAGGGGAACAAGCCCCATTACAATACACTTTCTACCATTGTTCGCAATCTAGAGGATAAAGGTTATGTTTCCCATGAAGCCTTTGGCAATACCCATCGCTATTACCCGGTGATAAGCAAAGAGGAATATCGAAAAAGATATGTTAACTCGACCATTGCCAACTTCTACGACAACTCCTACAAGAGCTTGGTTTCTTTCTTTGCCAAGGAAGAAAAGATTTCGGTTGAAGAACTGAAAGAGATTATTGCACTAATCGAAAGCAAAAAATAG